The window CCGTTCGACTTGCATGTGTTAAGCACGCCGCCAGCGTTCGTCCTGAGCCAGGATCAAACTCTCCGTTTGATTCTGGTTGTGTTTTCTACTCACATTTTCATTTAAGAAAATATGAGCAGCTCAGTTCGCCGGCTTATAGATGTCTTTAAATCATAGATTTAATGACAGGCTATAAGTAATATCCAATATTAATAAATATCAGAATTATTAGAATAGTTACAAAATACTTTCACTTAGCAAATTAATCTGCCAGGGAAGTAAGTAACCAAAAAAGTTATGACTTGGGCCAGAATTGACCTTGCGGTTATTTCTGACTTGTGTAAAGTCAAACAAGAAAAATAATTTTCGAGTTAAACTTCACTCTTTCGCTTTTCCTTTATTCTTTTGTCATGGTGCGTGTTACGCTTGTTTTTTGCAGGAAATAATTGCCTGTAAAAAGCGCAACGAGAGATACTTTATTACACTCAAGCATTTTCGTCAAGCACTTTTTTTACAAATTTTATATAAAACACACGACCTAGTGAGCTTTTAGAATAGATGTTTTAAAGGTCTATCAAAGGGATATCGTAAATATATTGTCTTAAAATGCAATAGAACTATTTTATTTTTTATTAAAATATATTCTGTTTTCTTTAATTTATAGATATTTTTGATAGGATTCTGCTGCGATATATGCTTCATTTTGCATAATATTTTGCTTTTTTATGAATAACAGAGAGTGATGTCTCTAGTTTTCAGAGTTGTTTATATTATTGTTTTTCATTTAGCTCCCTTTCAAAAATTTCTTTCTTCTATATGTACATATTTTAAATATGTAGAATATATAAAAAAAGAGATGTGCGACTGAAACAGCACATCTCTTTTCTTTATAATCTTTGCTAGAGAATTTTATTTCTTAAGCAGATCTCGGATTTCCGTAAGTAGTTCTTCCTGCGTAGGAGCTGCGTTCTCTTCAACTTCTTCCTCCGGCTTTCTTATCTTAGAAACCAATTTGATAAAGAAGAAAATTGATATGGCTATTAGCAAGAAATCAATTATATTCTGGATAAAGAGTCCGTACAGAATGGCAGATTCTTCAGCCAATACCTCGCCACAGACACCAATTTCTTCAGGGGTCAAGACATATTTAAGCGTTGCTAAGTTGACTCCACTTGTGATTTTGCTCAGTACCGGCATAAAGATGTCGTTTACTAGGGATGAAATTATATTGCCAAAAGCTATACCTATTATGACACCTATTGCCATGTCGAGGACGTTGCCTCTCAGGATAAACTCTTTGAATTCTTTATACATTGCTTTTCCTCCTTCTTATGTAATTAAAATAATTCGACTAAGCGGTTATTGTAATTATAACGTATGTGAGGTACGTTAATAAGAGTACGACACCTTGGACTCTCGTAAACTTTTTCATATAAAGGGTGGGCAGAATAGCTATGCTCCCAACGATGAGTGCTGCGGGGAGGTCTATCTGAGCCAGAGTTCCTGATATGGGGATCGTTTTTCCTGAAAGAATGGAACAAACAGGCAGTATAAAAGTCAAATCTATTATATTTGCGCCGATAATGTTCCCGACAGAAAGTGTGGCATGTTTTTTCGCAATAGCCGTTAACGTCGTTACCAATTCAGGAAGAGATGTGCCTATTGCGATAAGAGTTACTCCTATAATCCTCTCTGAAACTCCCAGCAGTTTTGCCAGATAGCTTCCATTGTCGACAAGCAGACGAGAACCGACGACCAAGAGCAGTGCTCCGAATACGAATTTTGCAATATTAATTCTCTTTTCTTTTGCAGTGGGTTTATTTCCGCGTACTTCATTGCTCTTTTGCAAATTCATGGCATTGAGCGCTTCTATAATATTTTCTGCAAAGGCTAAGCAGCACATCGCAAGCAATATCAAACTCCCCATTACTCCTATTGAGCCTATAAAACCACAGGCAATGAGAACGATGGTTCCGCCAAGCATAAATATCGTTTTTAAAATGTAGTCGCTGCGTTTAATGACACAGGGAATAAAGAGCAGAGCAAATGCCATTATTAAACCAGTATTTGCCGTGACACTGCCGACAGCATTTCCTATCGCTATTTCGACTTTGCCGTCAAATGTCGCCATCAGAGATACAATCAACTCCGGAAGAGTAGTGGCTATGCTTACTACAGTGGCTCCGACAATAAGCTTTGGAACACCAGAGACTTCAGCTATCCATGATGCCGCATCTACAAACATATCGCCACCCTTTACAATGGCGACAATCCCTACCGCAAACAGAAATAAAACAACAAAAAGGTCCATAAAGCACCAACTTTAACTTCCAGGTTATTTGAATGAGAATCTAAATATATTGAGAATGTAACATAAGCAGGTCTATATGTATATAGACAAAGAGATAAATTTAAAAACATGTTCTTTCTATTGCGAAAAGTTATAATGGGCGTTTAAGAGTGCGTGTTATTTTCTTACAGTATCATCTGATAGCTTCTTTTTTAATTTTTTATCCTTCTCACAGAGTGTCGTTTCTCCACCGCAATCAAAACCGGAGTTTTTCTCAAGCTCTGTGTTGAGTTTAGCTCCGGCCATGATCATATCCATAACTTCTTTTGAGATTTTCCCTATTACTGCCATTTATCCAAACATATACGAACATCCAAGCAAATGCATTGAATAGGTATCCAATGAGCATTATGCCAACTGCGACTATGCTTATGAATAGAATTAACAGTGGCGGCTTAACCGCTTTGCGCAAAAGTATAATCGAGGGAAGAGAGAGTGCTGTAACAGCCATCATCAATGACATTATTGTGCCGAGCCCAACTCCCTTTGCATATAATGCCTCAGCAATGGGGATTGTGCCAAAGATGTCAGAATATATTGGAATTCCTATAAAAGTGGCTATGACGACAGAAAAACTGTTCTTATTGCCGAGAGCCATTTCTATCAGATTCTGTGGAATCCAGTTGTGTATCAGAGCTCCAATACCTACTCCTATGAATATATAGAGAGCCACTTTTCTAACGGTAAATATTACCTGGTCTCTTGCAAATTCTATTCTTTCTTTTGTGGAAATATCTTCGGATTCAATGTTTATGCTATCTCCAGCTTTTATATATTCTTCTATATATGTATCCAAACGAAGCGCTTCTATTAAACTGCCGCCTGCAACAGCAAGTACTAAGCCAACTACAACATATGCAACGGCAATTTTAGTGCCGAATATGCTTACAAGAAGGATTAATGAGCCCAAGTCAACCAGGGGAGAAGATATTAAAAAAGAAAAAGTGACCCCTAGTGAAAGCCCGGCTCTGGTAAATCCGATAAAAAGAGGAATAGAAGAACAGCTGCAAAATGGAGTCACGGTGCCAAGCAATGCTGAGAGTAGATTAGCTTTAACTCCTTTAAAACGTCCTAGTATTTTCTTGGTGCGTTCCGGAGGAAAGTAGCTTTGGATATAGGAAATAACAAATATGAGTACTGACAAAAGAACGAAAATCTTTATTACATCATATATAAAAAACTGAAGAGATCCTCCCAATCTGCCGGAAATGTCAATGCCAAAAGAACTCAGAAATTTACCGGTAAGGGCTTTCAGCCACTTCATGCCGAGTAGCTGATTCTGAATGAATAGTAAGAAAGGTGCGATGAATTTCATCACAAGACCTCACTTTCATTTTATTTATTTTGTAATTTTATTTTTATTATATAAATATAGTTTAATTAAATTAGCTTAAAAATTCGGATATGAGTGTCTCTGTCTTAATCAATTCCCTTTTTACTTCATCAAGAGCTTCATTCATTTTCTTTTCAGTACAAAGAACGAACTCTTTGTCTTTTATTCCGGGAAGATTTGCTCGAACACTGTGCGACGCAGCTCTTGCCACTGCTTCAGCCAAAATCGCCCCACATGCGGCATCACTTATTGCGTTGGGATTTCCAAATTTGGCGGCTTTGAAAGAGAGCTTCGCAACTTCAACACAAGTTTCTATCGTATTCATGGGAATCTCAGTGATGTAAACAAGTGCTTCTTGCATTGCATCTCTTCTTAGCTTTTTCTCCTCTTCCGTTTCTTTGCACATTCCTAGACAGTCCATATAGTTGCCATAGCCTTTTATGTCGCAATTCGCCAATTCAACGAATTTAAAGCGAAGTTCTTCACTTTTTTTTGCAACTTCTTCCATTATTTCCCAGTTTTCTTTGTATTTTTCTCTTCCGACTGTGAGATTTGCGACCATGGAAACGAGAGCCGCAGCAGTTGCTCCACAGAGTGCGGCAGAGCTGCCGCCTCCGGGAGTCGGAGTGGCAGAGGCAAGTTTTTCAAAAAAAACCTGTATTTCACTCTTTTCAACAGCCATTGTACGACCTTCCTTTTAACTTATATTTTGTGTTCCTTAGAATAGACCGCTTATCTTCCCGTCATTGTCAACATCTATGGAGCATGCTGCAGGCTGTTTGGGCAACCCGGGCATTGTCATAATCGTTCCAGTAATTGGAATTATGAATCCGGCTCCTGCAGAAAGGCGAACTTCTCTTACAGTAAGGACATAGCCTGTCGGACGACCTTTTTTTGAAGGGTCGTCGGAAAGAGATGCTTGCGTCTTGGCCATACAGATAAGGAGATTATCCTTGCCGAGATCGTGTATTTGTTTGAGATCTTTTTCGGCGGTATCGGTGAAGTTAACTCCTGAAGCTCCATATATTTCAGTGGCTATTTTTGTGATTTTCTCTTTGGGAGAAAGATTTTCATCATAGAGGAAACGGAAGTTGTTTGGCTTTTCACAGGCTTCTAAAACTGCTTCCGCCATTTCTATTCCACCTTCGCCTCCGCGAGCCCAGATATCTGACTGCACGACAGGAGCTCCCAGTTTGGCGCACTTTTCTCTGACGAGCTTAAGCTCTTCATCTCTATCTGTCGGGAATTTATTAAGGGCAACTACAACGGGCACTCCATATGAAAGCATGTTTTCTACATGTTTTTCCAAGTTTGGAATACCGGCTTCGAGTGCCTGCATGTTGATTTCTCCGAGATTTTCTTTTGCTACTCCTCCATGCATTTTGAGAGCACGTATAGTTGCAACAATTACTACCGCGTCCGGCTTGATGCCAGCAAGACGGCATTTGATATCCAAAAATTTCTCCGCACCTAAATCCGCTCCAAAGCCTGCTTCTGTGACAAAGTAGTCTGAAAGTTTAAGTGCATATTTAGTGGCCATAACGCTGTTGCAACCATGTGCTATGTTTGCAAAGGGGCCACCATGGATAAATGCAGGAACGTGTTCTATTGTCTGAACTAGGTTTGGCTTGATTGCATCTTTTAAAAGCATAGCCATTGCACCCTGTGCCTGAAGATCTCTAGCTGTAATGGGTTTGCCGTCAAAATCATAGGCGACGATAATTGAAGCCAGACGTTCCTTTAGATTGTCTATACTGTCAGAAAGACAGAGAATGGCCATTATCTCTGAGGCAACTGTGATATCGAAACCATCTTCACGTGGAATTCCATCAGCCTTGCCGCCAAGGCCAATAATAATCTTGCGCAGAGCACGATCATTCATATCCATGACTCTTTTGAAAACTATGCGGCGCTGATCTATTTTGAGAGGATTACCCTGCTGCATGGAGTTGTCCAACATGGCGGCAAGGAGGTTATGTGCAGAGCTTATTGCATGAAAGTCGCCAGTGAAGTGAACGTTTATGTCTTCCATTGGCACTACCTGACTATATCCTCCGCCTGCGGCACCACCTTTGATTCCAAAAACCGGGCCCAAAGAGGGTTCACGTAGTGCAACAGCCGCTTTTTTGCCCATTTTAACCAGTGCTTGAGTAAGTCCTACGGAGGTAGTTGTTTTTCCTTCGCCTGCCGGAGTAGGCGTGATGGCTGTGACGAGAATCATCTTCCCGTCTTTGTTATTTTTTATTTTATTCCAGAGGTTAAAAGAAACTTTTGCTTTATATTTTCCGTAAAGCTCCAAATCATCTTCATCAATATTTAATTTTGCAGCAACTTCCACTATTGGTTCTAATTCCGTTTTCTGTGCAATTTCGATGTCTGTTAGATAAGCCATTATAACTCCTCCGTTTAACAATATATTTGCATTACTCTTTGAATTTTAACTAATTTCAGACACTACGTTGACGATTATATCACTTTACAATGAAATGTAACCCATTTTTGCTAGAAAAATAACCTTTTTCACTTAAATATATTAACATCAAAAATGCTTATCTTGAAACATATAACTGCCAAAAATTATATTTTATATATTTATATTTCCCTCTCCAATTTGTGTATTATTTTAACGAAGATAACGCTGTAAACAATTGACAAT of the Synergistaceae bacterium genome contains:
- the mscL gene encoding large-conductance mechanosensitive channel protein MscL; the encoded protein is MYKEFKEFILRGNVLDMAIGVIIGIAFGNIISSLVNDIFMPVLSKITSGVNLATLKYVLTPEEIGVCGEVLAEESAILYGLFIQNIIDFLLIAISIFFFIKLVSKIRKPEEEVEENAAPTQEELLTEIRDLLKK
- a CDS encoding calcium/sodium antiporter gives rise to the protein MDLFVVLFLFAVGIVAIVKGGDMFVDAASWIAEVSGVPKLIVGATVVSIATTLPELIVSLMATFDGKVEIAIGNAVGSVTANTGLIMAFALLFIPCVIKRSDYILKTIFMLGGTIVLIACGFIGSIGVMGSLILLAMCCLAFAENIIEALNAMNLQKSNEVRGNKPTAKEKRINIAKFVFGALLLVVGSRLLVDNGSYLAKLLGVSERIIGVTLIAIGTSLPELVTTLTAIAKKHATLSVGNIIGANIIDLTFILPVCSILSGKTIPISGTLAQIDLPAALIVGSIAILPTLYMKKFTRVQGVVLLLTYLTYVIITITA
- a CDS encoding permease, giving the protein MKWLKALTGKFLSSFGIDISGRLGGSLQFFIYDVIKIFVLLSVLIFVISYIQSYFPPERTKKILGRFKGVKANLLSALLGTVTPFCSCSSIPLFIGFTRAGLSLGVTFSFLISSPLVDLGSLILLVSIFGTKIAVAYVVVGLVLAVAGGSLIEALRLDTYIEEYIKAGDSINIESEDISTKERIEFARDQVIFTVRKVALYIFIGVGIGALIHNWIPQNLIEMALGNKNSFSVVIATFIGIPIYSDIFGTIPIAEALYAKGVGLGTIMSLMMAVTALSLPSIILLRKAVKPPLLILFISIVAVGIMLIGYLFNAFAWMFVYVWINGSNRENLKRSYGYDHGRS
- a CDS encoding cyclodeaminase/cyclohydrolase family protein, producing MAVEKSEIQVFFEKLASATPTPGGGSSAALCGATAAALVSMVANLTVGREKYKENWEIMEEVAKKSEELRFKFVELANCDIKGYGNYMDCLGMCKETEEEKKLRRDAMQEALVYITEIPMNTIETCVEVAKLSFKAAKFGNPNAISDAACGAILAEAVARAASHSVRANLPGIKDKEFVLCTEKKMNEALDEVKRELIKTETLISEFLS
- a CDS encoding formate--tetrahydrofolate ligase codes for the protein MAYLTDIEIAQKTELEPIVEVAAKLNIDEDDLELYGKYKAKVSFNLWNKIKNNKDGKMILVTAITPTPAGEGKTTTSVGLTQALVKMGKKAAVALREPSLGPVFGIKGGAAGGGYSQVVPMEDINVHFTGDFHAISSAHNLLAAMLDNSMQQGNPLKIDQRRIVFKRVMDMNDRALRKIIIGLGGKADGIPREDGFDITVASEIMAILCLSDSIDNLKERLASIIVAYDFDGKPITARDLQAQGAMAMLLKDAIKPNLVQTIEHVPAFIHGGPFANIAHGCNSVMATKYALKLSDYFVTEAGFGADLGAEKFLDIKCRLAGIKPDAVVIVATIRALKMHGGVAKENLGEINMQALEAGIPNLEKHVENMLSYGVPVVVALNKFPTDRDEELKLVREKCAKLGAPVVQSDIWARGGEGGIEMAEAVLEACEKPNNFRFLYDENLSPKEKITKIATEIYGASGVNFTDTAEKDLKQIHDLGKDNLLICMAKTQASLSDDPSKKGRPTGYVLTVREVRLSAGAGFIIPITGTIMTMPGLPKQPAACSIDVDNDGKISGLF